A genome region from Tepidisphaeraceae bacterium includes the following:
- a CDS encoding prephenate dehydrogenase produces MTFERVCILGVGLLGGSLALALRNVVTDCRVVGYGHRQSTLDTALSRDVIHESSTDPAEAVRDADLVVLCTPVGTFSDLIHRIGPALRADAIVTDVGSTKRSIVVASKALPSPGLFVGSHPMAGSEKRGVEYADGNLFQSANCVLTPTAETDATALERVDTMWRSIGMRTLRMTPEEHDARVATASHVPHAVAAALMLLQDEGSLAIAGKGLADTTRIAAGDAGLWRDIFLDNGDNLTAGLEQMKSRIDRLLGYVRDNDAAAVANWLNEASDRRAEFACRLKP; encoded by the coding sequence ATGACCTTCGAACGCGTGTGCATTCTAGGCGTGGGGCTGTTGGGCGGCTCGCTGGCGCTGGCCTTGCGTAACGTCGTAACCGACTGCCGAGTCGTCGGATACGGCCACCGCCAGTCGACGCTGGACACGGCGTTGTCGCGCGACGTCATCCATGAATCGTCCACCGACCCGGCCGAAGCCGTCCGCGACGCCGATCTGGTCGTCCTCTGCACACCGGTCGGCACGTTCAGCGACCTCATCCATCGGATCGGCCCGGCGTTGCGCGCCGACGCCATCGTGACCGACGTCGGCAGCACCAAGCGATCGATTGTGGTCGCGTCAAAGGCACTGCCGTCGCCCGGCCTGTTCGTCGGATCCCACCCTATGGCCGGCAGTGAAAAGCGGGGCGTGGAGTACGCCGACGGCAACCTGTTCCAGAGCGCCAACTGCGTTCTCACACCCACCGCCGAGACCGACGCCACCGCGCTGGAAAGGGTCGACACGATGTGGCGTTCGATCGGCATGCGAACGCTGCGGATGACGCCCGAGGAGCACGACGCCCGCGTCGCCACCGCCAGCCACGTCCCCCACGCCGTCGCCGCGGCGCTAATGTTGCTGCAGGACGAGGGCTCGCTCGCGATCGCCGGCAAAGGCTTGGCCGACACCACCCGCATCGCCGCCGGCGACGCCGGGCTGTGGCGCGACATCTTTCTCGACAACGGGGACAACCTGACCGCGGGACTGGAACAGATGAAATCCCGGATCGACCGGCTGCTTGGTTATGTTCGCGATAACGATGCCGCCGCCGTGGCGAATTGGTTGAACGAGGCGAGCGACCGGCGCGCCGAGTTCGCGTGCCGTCTCAAACCATAA
- a CDS encoding acetyl-CoA carboxylase carboxyltransferase subunit alpha, whose translation MAAPEPTSSAVASKVPLRHVLEFEKPLAKLEEQIHELEGLQASKQIDYSKELRQLRSNYTAMVRKTYDSLSAWETVQVARHPQRPLFKDYVEVLCREFRELHGDRHFGDDPAIKCGLARIGGHKVMLIGHHKGKDTKEKIQCYFGCAHPEGYRKALRCMKLAEKFGLPVVTLVDTAGAYPGIGAEERGQAESIARNMMEMSRLKTPIVTVITGEGGSGGALGIAVADRVAMMEFAWYSVISPEGCSGILWKGATNAADAADALKLTSKHLIKHGVIDAVVPEPLGGAHRDPHTAAHNLEQYLAKTIRDLKRVKLDNLLERRYERFRNLGAVAEPTPRRAAKAV comes from the coding sequence TTGGCTGCACCCGAACCCACAAGTTCCGCCGTCGCCAGCAAGGTTCCCCTGCGGCACGTGCTGGAATTCGAGAAGCCGCTGGCCAAGCTTGAGGAACAGATCCACGAGTTGGAAGGCCTGCAGGCATCGAAGCAGATCGACTACAGCAAGGAACTGCGGCAGCTGCGGTCGAACTACACCGCGATGGTGCGCAAGACCTACGATAGCCTATCCGCCTGGGAAACCGTTCAGGTCGCCCGTCACCCGCAGCGGCCCTTGTTTAAGGATTACGTCGAGGTGCTGTGCCGTGAGTTCCGCGAACTGCACGGCGACCGTCACTTCGGTGACGATCCGGCCATTAAGTGCGGATTGGCGCGCATCGGTGGCCATAAGGTGATGCTGATCGGGCATCACAAGGGCAAGGACACCAAAGAGAAGATCCAGTGCTACTTCGGCTGTGCTCATCCGGAAGGCTACCGCAAGGCGCTGCGCTGCATGAAGCTGGCCGAGAAGTTCGGCCTGCCGGTGGTGACGCTGGTCGACACGGCCGGTGCGTACCCGGGCATTGGCGCGGAAGAGCGCGGGCAAGCGGAGAGCATCGCCCGCAACATGATGGAAATGAGCCGCCTGAAGACGCCGATCGTCACGGTCATCACGGGTGAGGGTGGCAGCGGTGGCGCGCTCGGCATCGCCGTGGCCGACCGCGTGGCGATGATGGAGTTCGCGTGGTACTCGGTGATCAGCCCCGAGGGCTGCAGCGGCATCCTGTGGAAGGGCGCCACCAACGCCGCCGACGCCGCCGACGCGCTGAAGCTGACCAGCAAGCACCTGATCAAGCACGGCGTGATCGACGCCGTGGTGCCCGAGCCATTGGGTGGCGCTCATCGCGATCCGCACACCGCGGCCCACAACCTCGAGCAGTACCTGGCCAAGACGATCCGCGACCTGAAGCGCGTGAAGCTCGATAACCTGCTCGAACGGCGCTACGAGCGCTTCCGCAACCTGGGCGCCGTCGCCGAGCCG
- a CDS encoding GntR family transcriptional regulator produces MIESTGIEAPSSVYEALAERLRKSIRRGDFQPGQLLGSEHELARQQSISRMTVRRASEILVSEGLIERRPGRGLYVCSGSVGTTLVQVVAGNLEWEPSLQVSRGVQQVARQRGIQVQLYDAHGDELLDLEMLRRLPGGMAKGAVIVSLHGPRFNEAVYELRSKRFPFVLADQRLHDIEVPSVTADNYAGGYDVGKLLLGNGHRRIAFVGDLVASTVRDRLSGLRDAIADAGVAFDRSLVVDLLADKDRLGDWSAHIEKAVSDLMSRPTPPTAVFFSCDGVARPGLRAMLRMGIRVPHDVSIVGFDDDPIAEWLQPGLTTVRQPFAQMGEAAIDLLCKLIADPNAKVEHHTLPVQLVERGSVGPVRSA; encoded by the coding sequence ATGATCGAGAGTACCGGTATAGAGGCCCCGTCTTCCGTCTATGAAGCGCTGGCGGAACGGCTTCGAAAGTCGATTCGGCGGGGTGACTTTCAACCGGGGCAGTTGCTGGGGTCGGAGCATGAGCTCGCCCGGCAGCAGAGTATTAGCCGGATGACAGTGCGACGCGCCAGTGAGATCCTCGTGAGCGAGGGCCTCATCGAGCGCCGCCCGGGGCGTGGGTTATATGTCTGTTCCGGGTCCGTCGGCACGACGCTGGTGCAAGTGGTGGCGGGCAACCTGGAATGGGAACCGTCGTTGCAGGTGTCGCGCGGTGTTCAGCAGGTCGCCCGGCAGCGGGGCATTCAAGTTCAGTTGTACGACGCGCACGGGGATGAACTGCTGGATCTGGAAATGCTTCGCCGGTTGCCCGGTGGCATGGCGAAGGGGGCGGTGATCGTCTCGCTGCACGGGCCGAGATTCAACGAGGCCGTGTACGAGCTGCGGTCGAAGCGCTTTCCGTTCGTGCTGGCCGACCAACGGCTGCACGACATCGAGGTGCCCTCGGTGACGGCCGACAATTACGCCGGTGGTTACGATGTCGGCAAGCTGCTGCTGGGGAACGGGCATCGCCGGATCGCGTTCGTGGGCGACTTGGTCGCCAGCACGGTGCGGGATCGCCTCTCAGGCCTGCGCGACGCGATCGCCGACGCGGGCGTGGCGTTTGACCGGTCGCTGGTCGTCGACCTGTTGGCCGACAAGGATCGTCTGGGCGACTGGTCGGCCCATATCGAGAAGGCCGTCTCCGATTTGATGAGCCGCCCGACGCCACCGACCGCGGTCTTCTTCAGTTGCGACGGTGTGGCCCGACCGGGCCTGCGCGCGATGCTCCGGATGGGCATCCGCGTGCCGCACGACGTGAGCATCGTCGGGTTTGACGACGACCCGATCGCCGAGTGGCTGCAGCCCGGCCTCACGACCGTCCGCCAGCCGTTCGCCCAGATGGGCGAGGCGGCTATCGATTTACTTTGCAAGCTGATCGCCGACCCGAACGCGAAGGTCGAGCATCACACACTTCCGGTCCAATTGGTCGAACGAGGGTCCGTCGGCCCCGTCCGCAGCGCCTGA
- a CDS encoding inositol monophosphatase family protein, protein MSIPIRDLMNTAIDAAYAGGRRAMAHYNNRVEVEIKDDGTPVTRADRESEEVILNIIRSRYPQSAIVAEESGRSGTEGASLRWIIDPIDGTKTFIAGAPMWGVMIGVEQAGKTVAGVVYFPALDDMVAAGNGLGCHWNGRIARVSDVADFSQAMVLTTDWQRATRRSKAFESIASQARVARTWGDCYGHILVATGRADVMLDPILNPWDCGPLLPIMQEAGGHFTTWKGEPTVWGPDGISVNAKLFQPTLDAIRAIEGAK, encoded by the coding sequence ATGAGCATCCCCATCCGCGACTTGATGAACACCGCGATCGACGCCGCCTACGCCGGTGGTCGGCGGGCGATGGCACACTACAACAACCGGGTTGAGGTCGAGATTAAGGATGACGGCACACCGGTCACGCGCGCCGATCGCGAGTCGGAAGAGGTCATCCTGAACATCATCCGCTCGCGCTACCCGCAGTCGGCGATCGTGGCCGAGGAAAGCGGGCGGTCCGGGACCGAGGGCGCGAGCTTGCGGTGGATCATCGACCCGATCGACGGCACCAAGACGTTCATCGCCGGCGCGCCGATGTGGGGCGTGATGATCGGTGTGGAGCAGGCGGGTAAGACGGTCGCTGGCGTCGTCTACTTCCCCGCGCTCGACGACATGGTGGCGGCCGGCAATGGGCTGGGGTGCCACTGGAACGGGCGCATCGCGCGCGTGTCGGACGTGGCGGACTTCTCGCAGGCCATGGTGCTGACGACCGACTGGCAGCGGGCTACCCGCCGATCGAAGGCATTTGAGTCGATCGCATCGCAGGCGCGCGTCGCCCGCACGTGGGGCGACTGCTACGGTCACATTCTCGTCGCCACCGGCCGGGCGGACGTGATGCTCGACCCCATCCTGAACCCCTGGGACTGCGGCCCACTGCTGCCGATCATGCAGGAAGCCGGCGGGCACTTCACGACGTGGAAGGGCGAACCGACCGTATGGGGACCGGATGGCATTTCCGTGAACGCAAAGCTGTTCCAACCGACGTTGGACGCGATTCGCGCGATCGAGGGTGCGAAGTAG